One Archangium violaceum genomic window, GCCGGGGCGCGGGATACGCCGCGAAGGCACGCGATCGCATGCTCGTCCAGGCGAGCCGCGATACGGTCACGACCTTCGAGGCATACAAGACGCTCGGCCTCGACCCCGACTATCGCCGCTACCACGAGGTGGCGTTGGCGCTCCAACTCCTGGGCGTGCGCGCGCCCATCCGGCTGCTCACGAACAACCCGGAGAAGACCCGCGCACTCGAGGAACTCGGCATCACGGTCGAGGTCGCCGAGCGGATCCAGCGCGAGGCGAGCCCCTTCAATGTCCATTACCTCTCGTCGAAGCGACGCGTGGGCCATTCGCTCGCGAGAGGCATGCTCGTCAAGAAGGGGGCGGAGCTCCCGGAGCCGGTCCTCCCATTCGACCCCACGCCGCTCGAGGGGGCCCCACACCTCATCCGGATGGCGTCCTATCTCCTCCCGCTCCACGTCGGTCCCGAGAGCCAGCTCGCGTGGTTCCGGGCGCACGTCTACTTCGATCTCCTGGCGGGCTGCGAGCGCGTCGTGCTCACGTACGGCAAGTCCGCGGAGGGCTCTCGGCGGGTGCCGCTCGTGCGCATCCAGAGCGAATCGCTGCTCGAACGCTTTCCGCTCCGCAATGGTGTCAACAAGCCACAATGGAAGAGGGTTGTCGCCGAAATGGTTCAGCATGGGTATGGCGTCGCCTTGTTCCCCTCAGCCGATGGGGATGCCGCGATGCTGACGGCCTCGACCCTCGGTGCACGGCTCCAGGTCGAGCCGTTGACGGCTTCCCGGCTGGCGGATGAGACGCTCTTCGTGCTCCTCGCGCATCACGTTCCGGGGAAGGTGCTCATTCCCGCCTTCACCAGCCTTGACGAGGACGACATCCGGCGGGACCTTGTCGGCGCATTCGAGCGACATGGGTTCTCGCTCGAGGCTCCAACCCTCTTCAAGATCGCGTCCTGAAAAGAGTGACCGATGTCCGACCAGAGATGGCGTGCCGGGTACAAGGCGCTTCCGCGTGCATCGAATCCCGCCGAACGGCGCCTGGAGCGGCTCACCTGGCCCGAGCTCGAGCGGCTCCTCGCGAGCGGTGTTCGTACGGCCGTCCTTCCCCTCGGCGCCTTCGAGCAGCATGGTCCCCATCTGCCGTTCGCGACCGATACATGGATCGCCGACGCGCTCGCCGAGCGTTTCTGTGCACGCGTCGAGGAGGCGATCGCCTGTCCGGCCGTCCCGTTCGGATGTTCGACGGAACATATGGCGTTCCCAGGCACGCTCAGCCTGAGCACGGCCACGTTGAGCGCGGTCCTCTCGGACCTGCTCGCCTCCTGCGGACGGCATGGGTTCGAGCGGGTGTTTCTGTTCTCGGCCCATGGAGGGAACCATGGCCCCCTCGCGGAGTGCATGGACGCGCTGCGTGCCGCGTGCGCCCCCATGAAGCTCATCGTCTTCACGGAGAATGCTCGGCTGACGCGTGTCCTGCTGGGGGCGAGCAAGGCGCACGGAGTGGAGCGGGAGTGCTCGGGAGCCCATGCCGGCGAATTCGAGACGTCCATCATTCGCGGCCTGAGGCCAGACGCCGTGCGCCTGGACCGGCTGGAGCCAGGCTTCGTGGAGCCGACCGAGCGGTTCAGCAAACTCTTCTATCCGAGTCTCCGTGAGAACGCTCCGAATGGCACCGTCGGCGATCCCCGCCCGTCGGAGCCGGAGCGCGCGGAGCGTTACCTGGAAGCCTGGGTCGATGTGCTCATCGACGCGTACCGCGCGGCGATATAAAGACGACCACGTATGGTGAAACTCTCGAATGCCCAGGTGGAGCGATTCATCGAGGACGGCTTCGTCCGCCTCGACCACGCCTTTCCGCGAGCGCTGGCGGACGAGGGCCGCGCGCTCCTCTGGCGTGACACGGGCTGCGACCCGGAGGATCCGGCGACATGGACCCGGCCCGTCGTCCGGCTGGGAGAGTACGGGCAGGAGCCCTTCCGGCTCGCGGTGAATACGCCCCGGCTCCATGCCGCCTTCGATCGGCTGGTGGGCCCCGGGCGTTGGCATCCCCGCTTCAGCCTTGGCACCTTCCCCGTCCGCTTCCCAAGCCCGGAGCCGCCGGGTGACGACGGCTGGCATGTCGACGCCAGCTTTCCGGGAGAAGACCCGACGTCCTACCTGTCCTGGCGGGTGAACGTGGCCTCGCGGGGCCGGGCCTTGCTGATGCTCTTCCTCTTCTCCGACGTGGGCGAGGACGATGCGCCCACGCGCATCCGCGTCGGCTCGCACCTGCAGGTGGCCCGGCTGCTGGAGCCCGAAGGCGAGGCGGGCCTGTCGGCCATGGAGCTGGCCGGGAAGCTGAACACCACCGAGGCGTGCCCCCTTGCGCTCGCCACGGGTGAGGCGGGCACCGTCTACCTCTGCCACCCCTTCCTGGTGCATGCCGCTCAGCCGCACCGGGGAACACGGCCACGCTTCCTGGCCCAGCCGCCGCTGCTTCTCGCGCGGCCGTTCAACGTCCAGGGGGACGATGGAGCCGGGTCACCCGTGGAACTCGCCATCCGGCGCGGGTTGGGGCACTGAACGTCATCTCCGCGAGTGGAATGAGGAGCCTCTCGCTGGGGTCTTCGCTTCCGGTCATCAGGTAGGCGCCCAGCGCGGCGAGCATGCCGATCACGACCGCCACCATGGACGCCACGACCAGCAGGCCCACGCCGGACTCGGGCAGGGCCGCGACGTGGGAGAGCTCGGCTTCCTCAGTGCTGAGCGGGCAGATCCTTCAGGAAGGCCAGCAGCGCCGCGTTGACCTCGGCTGCGCGCTCTTGCTGGATCCAGTGACCAGCGCCAGGGATGACGAGCACCTCCTTGAGGTTGGGCACCAGGGACTTCATGAGATCGACCGGGGCCATCGCGCGGACCGGGTCCTTTTCTCCAGTGATGAAGAGAGCGGGCTGCTCGATTCTGACCGTTGCGAGCTCGGGCAACTCCTCCCAGTCCCGGTCCATGTTGCGATAACGGTTGAGCCCTCCACGAAAGCCGCTGCCCGCGAACTCCTTCGCGAAATACGCGAGGTCGTCTTCGGTGAGCCAGGCGGGGAGCGTTTCGGGGGTGTCGAGGCCCGTGAGGAACTTGTCGCCCTTCTTCTTGGCCCGCACGGCCTCGGCCATCGTATCGAAGCCGGGGACGCCGGTGAGGATCGTGCGCATCGTCTTCGGAATGTCCGCTTCGAACTCCGCCTCCGCGACGCCGGGCTCCTGGAAGTAGAGGACGTAGTACCACCTATCTCCGTACATGGCCTTGAATTGCTGCGTCGGCGGTATGTGCGAGCGGCCGAGGTACGGAACGCTCATGCCGACGACAGCACGGTATCGATCCGGGTGGAGCGCGGCGCTGTCCCAGGCCATTGGCGCGCCCCAATCGTGGCCAACAACGACGGCGGTCTTCTCCCCGAGGGCATCGAGCAGGCCGACATAATCGGCGAGCATGTTCTTCATGCTGTACGCCTCGATCGCATGCGGCTTGTCGCTGCGGCCGTAGCCGCGAACATCGGGAGCGACGGCGTGGTAGCCGGCGGCCGCGAGCGCTGGGAGCTGGTGGCGCCAGGAATACCAGGACTCCGGCCAGCCGTGGAGGAGCAGCACGAGCGGGCCTTCGCCGGCCTCGGCGATGTGGAGGTGGATGCCGTTCGTCTTGATGGTGCGGTGTGTGATGTCAGACATGGAGTCGTGCATGGGTATCGGGTCCCTTCCTCGCGGAGCGAGAACGGTTGCGTTGAACGCGTTCGCTATGGAGATGCTTCGAAGCTACGTCGTGAGGAGCGCTTCGGCCTCGTCGAGCACCTTGCCGAGTGGGTGATTGACGGCCTGCTCGACGAGATATCCGGGGCTTTCGTTACGAGGGACGATGCTGACCAGGGCTGGCGTTCCGAGCGCGTCGTACACGTCTCCACGGGTCCCATCTCCTCCATATGGAGGAGGACGTGCAGTGCAACGGAGAGCCGACTGTCGCTCTTCATGCGACTTGCTATGTTACGTGAGTGGCCGGAGGTCAAGGCGAAGTCGAGGGCGCGACCTCGGTGGGTTGAAGCCCCGGTCGACGGCTCTTCAGCCCTTGAAGGCGCTACGGCATGGCGCCGTTGGTGAGGATGATGTCGTCGATGTAGCCCCGGTACCAGTAGCTCAGTTTGGTGGCGGCGGTGATGGGGATGTTCACGTCGAAGACGCGGGCATTGGCGTAGGACACGGTCGTGCTGTTGTCCTTGCCCGAGTACATGAGCGCGGAGGTGCCCTGGTGGGGTGACTCCCGACGGGGCGAGCACTCCACCTTCGTCGCTCCCGTATGCGCACTGACGTTCTGGCTGCCGTCCAGCGTGTCGAGCCACGTCGGCTGGACGCTCTCGAAACCTGACTTGAACAGCTCGCCTCCTCCCGCTGCGGGGATGAGCTCGAACGACACGACATTGTACGGTGGCACCCTGTAGGTGAACGCCGAGCCCGTGTAGGCAATCGTCGTGTACGCAGTGGGGTTCATCGTGGTCGCCGCGTTGACCACGCGTACGTTCACGGTGCCCGTGGCGCTGGCGATGTTGGCGAGCGAGACGGTGACGTCATACGCGTTCCCCTCCGTATCCTTGTTCACGACGGTGACGTAGGTGCTTCCCGTCGCCGTGGCCCGGCTGGCGAAGGCCTCGAGGTTCTCCGTTCCGCCCGTCGTGGTCAGCTTCTGGTCGCCCGTTGTAGTTGCCGAAGAGGAACAGGGTGAAATACGGCTTGTACGGAGCGAAGTCCGTGTTGCTCAGCAGCCCCAGGTGGTTCTCGCCGGCCTCGGCGAGGTTGTAGAAGGTGAAGAGATCGATGTTGGCCTTCATCGCGTTGATGATGGCGCTGGCCATCCACGTCGCGTTGACCTCGCTGTGGTACTTCGCGTTGAAGCCCGCGAAGTCTCCCTGCGCGATGTTGTACTCGGTGATGGCGGCACCGTACTTCTTGCCCGAGGGGCCGGTGAGGACGCCGTTGAGGCCGCCGTTCTTCACCTTGATGACGTCATCCTGGTAGTTGGGCTTCGTCCAGGCCATGCGCTGGGCATTCGTGGCCGTGGAGTCGGCCCAGGGGCCGTAGTTGTGCCAGCTCAGGATGTCCAGGTTCCACATCTCGAAGTACCGGACCCGCTTCGCGGCCCCCAACACCTTGTCGACGTTGTAGCGCTGCACGAGAC contains:
- a CDS encoding phytanoyl-CoA dioxygenase family protein, which codes for MVKLSNAQVERFIEDGFVRLDHAFPRALADEGRALLWRDTGCDPEDPATWTRPVVRLGEYGQEPFRLAVNTPRLHAAFDRLVGPGRWHPRFSLGTFPVRFPSPEPPGDDGWHVDASFPGEDPTSYLSWRVNVASRGRALLMLFLFSDVGEDDAPTRIRVGSHLQVARLLEPEGEAGLSAMELAGKLNTTEACPLALATGEAGTVYLCHPFLVHAAQPHRGTRPRFLAQPPLLLARPFNVQGDDGAGSPVELAIRRGLGH
- a CDS encoding creatininase family protein; this translates as MSDQRWRAGYKALPRASNPAERRLERLTWPELERLLASGVRTAVLPLGAFEQHGPHLPFATDTWIADALAERFCARVEEAIACPAVPFGCSTEHMAFPGTLSLSTATLSAVLSDLLASCGRHGFERVFLFSAHGGNHGPLAECMDALRAACAPMKLIVFTENARLTRVLLGASKAHGVERECSGAHAGEFETSIIRGLRPDAVRLDRLEPGFVEPTERFSKLFYPSLRENAPNGTVGDPRPSEPERAERYLEAWVDVLIDAYRAAI
- a CDS encoding GTP cyclohydrolase II → MLKGKHPTYGLLLHVGEQLLETRYGDFQVHVFQNLYTRTYSLAVCLGDIQTSEPLVARIHSACITSEAFGSCDCDCAEQLELALGRIAEVGRGIIFYLMQEGRGAGYAAKARDRMLVQASRDTVTTFEAYKTLGLDPDYRRYHEVALALQLLGVRAPIRLLTNNPEKTRALEELGITVEVAERIQREASPFNVHYLSSKRRVGHSLARGMLVKKGAELPEPVLPFDPTPLEGAPHLIRMASYLLPLHVGPESQLAWFRAHVYFDLLAGCERVVLTYGKSAEGSRRVPLVRIQSESLLERFPLRNGVNKPQWKRVVAEMVQHGYGVALFPSADGDAAMLTASTLGARLQVEPLTASRLADETLFVLLAHHVPGKVLIPAFTSLDEDDIRRDLVGAFERHGFSLEAPTLFKIAS
- a CDS encoding alpha/beta fold hydrolase, whose product is MSDITHRTIKTNGIHLHIAEAGEGPLVLLLHGWPESWYSWRHQLPALAAAGYHAVAPDVRGYGRSDKPHAIEAYSMKNMLADYVGLLDALGEKTAVVVGHDWGAPMAWDSAALHPDRYRAVVGMSVPYLGRSHIPPTQQFKAMYGDRWYYVLYFQEPGVAEAEFEADIPKTMRTILTGVPGFDTMAEAVRAKKKGDKFLTGLDTPETLPAWLTEDDLAYFAKEFAGSGFRGGLNRYRNMDRDWEELPELATVRIEQPALFITGEKDPVRAMAPVDLMKSLVPNLKEVLVIPGAGHWIQQERAAEVNAALLAFLKDLPAQH